A single region of the Zonotrichia albicollis isolate bZonAlb1 chromosome 16, bZonAlb1.hap1, whole genome shotgun sequence genome encodes:
- the MPG gene encoding DNA-3-methyladenine glycosylase: protein MPRKRKLLAQLSALQNTSSFPQVSAVEQLNTTPGADPSPKSSKYFVIEKKNSPQLQEDFFNQPCVSLAKSFLGQILVRKLPDGRELWGRIVETEAYLGGEDEASHSKGGKQTQRNAAMFMKPGTLYVYQIYGIYFCMNVSSQGEGAAVLLRSLEPLQGLEAMRELRSASRKAPSRLLKDWQLCNGPSKLCQAFGIDKAFDQRDLTQDDAIWMVPGQDPPEEQDVVATTRIGIGNRGEWAQKPLRFYLRGNRFVSVVDKKVEREMAARGHSPGS, encoded by the exons AtgccaagaaaaagaaagctgttggcTCAATTAAGTGCTCTTCAGAACACCAGCAGCTTCCCTCAGGTCAGTGCTGTGGAGCAGCTGAACACTACACCTGGAGCAGATCCTTCTCCAAAAAGCAGCAAATATTTTGtgatagagaagaaaaattCTCCTCAGCTGCAAGAAGATTTTTTCAACCAGCCCTGTGTTAGTCTGGCCAAGTCCTTTCTGGGACAG ATTTTAGTTCGCAAACTTCCTGATGGCAGAGAGCTCTGGGGCAGGATTGTTGAAACAGAAGCTTATCTGGGTGGGGAAGATGAAGCTTCCCACTCCAAAGGTGGGAAGCAAACACAGCGGAACGCGGCGATGTTCATGAAGCCGGGAACTCTGTACGTGTACCAGATCTATGGGATTTATTTCTGCATGAATGTTTCCAGCCAAG GAGAAGGGGCTGCGGTGCTGCTGCGttccctggagcccctgcagggcctggaggccATGAGGGAGCTGCGCTCGGCCTCCAGGAAAGCCCCCAGCAGGCTGCTCAAGGACTGGCAGCTCTGCAATGggccctccaagctctgccagGCCTTTGGCATCGACAAGGCCTTTGACCAAAGGGACCTGACTCAGGATGATGCCATCTGGATGGTGCCAGGACAGGACCCGCCGGAGGAGCAGGACGTGGTGGCCACCACCAGGATTGGCATTGGCAACAGGGGAGAGTGGGCACAGAAACCACTCAGGTTTTATTTACGGGGAAACAGATTTGTGAGTGTTGTAGACAAGaaagtagagagagagatggcaGCCAGGGGACACTCCCCTGGCAGCTGA
- the NPRL3 gene encoding GATOR1 complex protein NPRL3 isoform X3 produces the protein MCGKKFELKIDNVRFVGHPTLLQHALGQVSKTDPSPKREMPTMILFNVVFALRANADPSVISCLHNLSRRIAIVLQHEERRCQYLTREAKLILAIQDEVSAMAETTEGPQSPFHHILPKCKLARDLKETYDSLCTTGVVRLHINNWLEVSFCLPHKIHYVATNFIPPEAIERSLKSIRPYHALLLLNDEKSLLNELPLDCSPALVRVIKTTSAVKNLQQLAQDADLALLQVFQLAAHLVYWGKAIIIYPLCENNVYMLSPNASVCLYSPLADAFSCQFRGHNLPSMLAKFSLPVSLAEFKNPLAPPVQETQLIQMVIWMLQHRLLIQLHTYVCLMVPPQEEELRAQDEDMPFTARVGGRSLSTPNALSFGSPTSSDDMTLTSPSMDNSSAELIPGGDSPLNKRMTENLLASLLEHEREAILNVPAAQNPEDLRMFARLLHYFRGRHHLEEIMYNENMRRSQLLMLFDKFRSVLVVTSHEDPVISVFQSLLK, from the exons gtaTCCAAAACTGATCCCTCACCAAAGAGAGAGATGCCCACCATGATTCTGTTCAACGTGGTGTTTGCACTAAGG GCCAACGCGGACCCGTCGGTGATCAGCTGCCTGCACAACCTGTCGCGCAGGATCGCCATCGTCCTGCAGCACGAGGAGCGCCGCTGCCAGTACCTGACCCGAGAGGCCAAGCTCATCCTGGCCATCCAGGACGAGGTGTCTGCCATGGCAGAGA CCACAGAAGGGCCCCAGTCACCTTTTCATCACATCCTACCCAAGTGCAAACTGGCCAGAGATCTCAAAGAGACATATGACAG TCTCTGCACCACAGGGGTGGTTCGTTTGCACATCAACAACTGGCTGGAAGTGAGTTTCTGCCTTCCTCACAAAATCCACTATGTTGCCACCAACTTCATTCCCCCAGAAGCAATTGAGAGAAGCCTGAAATCCATCAG GCCTTACCATGCCTTATTACTTTTAAATGATGAGAAGTCATTGCTTAATGAGCTCCCGTTGGACTGCTCTCCTGCCCTGGTGAGAGTAATTAAAACTACCTCTGCTGTGAAGAATTTGCAGCAACTGGCTCAGGATGCTGACTTGGCATTGCTGCAG GTTTTCCAGCTTGCAGCACATCTTGTTTACTGGGGCAAAGCAATTATTATTTATCCTCTTTGTGAAAACAATGTCTACATGCTTTCTCCAAATGCCAGTGTCTGCCT gTACTCTCCCCTGGCAGATGCCTTCTCCTGTCAGTTCCGGGGTCACAACCTGCCCTCCATGCTGGCCAAGTTCTCCCTGCCCGTGTCCCTGGCTGAGTTCAAGAACCCACTGGCACCACCCGTGCAGGAG ACCCAGCTGATCCAGATGGTGATCTGGATGCTGCAGCACCGGCTGCTGATCCAGCTGCACACCTACGTGTGCCTGATGGTGCCCCCGCAGGAGGAGGAGCTCCGAGCGCAGGACGAGGACATGCCCTTCACTGCCAGGGTGGGGGGACGGAGTCTGAGCACCCCCAACGCTCTCAGCTTTGGCTCCCCAA CCAGCAGTGATGACATGACTCTGACAAGCCCTAGCATGGATAACTCCAGTGCTGAGCTGATCCCTGGTGGGGACTCACCCCTCAATAAGAGGATGACAGAGAATCTCCTGGCAAGCCTGTTGGAGCACGAGAGGGAAGCCATCCTGAACGTCCCAGCTGCCCAGAACCCAGAGGATCTCCGCATGTTTGCaag GCTGCTGCACTACTTCCGCGGGCGGCACCACCTGGAGGAGATCATGTACAACGAGAACATGCGGCGCTCGCAGCTGCTGATGCTGTTCGACAAGTTCCGCAGCGTGCTGGTGGTCACCAGCCACGAGGACCCCGTCATCTCCGTCTTCCAGTCGCTCCTCAAGTGa